The genomic region CATTCCCAGAAAATTAAGGGAATTTTctcacataattttaaaagaaggaaggtTGATTTCATAACTTACAAGAATTGGGAAATATGGAAAAAATCTTTCCTTGTTTTAGACTAAATAATATAATTAGCAGTCTTTTatctaaatatacaaataatagtaataaaatgtattttcaagataatatttaaatattttaaataattactagTATTATTgagtaaaatatgtatttatagaaTTATTTCAGGGTAGATttataaaagacagaaaaagagaaaagctgcTTAATTCCATAAATCAAGAATTATTCTTAACTCTATGTCAAcatgcattttaataaattttgtattatttgttcataTAGTTAATTTTCACTTagaattatgttttctttctttcagaaacaTATTCTTTATGGAAGTTTACAGCAAAGCCAAGTATATGAAAAGCCAAAGAAACATCTCAGAATTCATACTTCTAGGACTTTCATATGACCAGAACACGCAAATATTTTGCTTTGTGCTCTTCTTATTCTGTTATGTTGCCCTGTTGGCAGGAAACCTTCTGATCCTTGTCTCCATTCGATGCAGCCCTCTGTTTCACCAACCCATGTACTACTTCCTCAGCCACTTATCCTTTATAGACATCTGCTACACCTCAACGGTTACCCCCAAGTTAATTGCTGACCTGCTAGTGGAAAGAAAAATCATCTCCTATGGTAATTGCATGTTACAGGTCTTTACAATGCACTTCTTTGGAGGCACTGAGATCTTCATTCTTACCGCCATGGCCTTTGATCGTTATGCTGCCATCTGCAAACCTCTCCACTATGTGATTATCATGAACAGGACAAGGTGCCATCTCCTAGTCTTAGCTGCTTGGGCTGGTGGAGCCATCCATGCCTTTCCTCTATTTTCTACCGCAATTGATTTGCCTTTCTGTGGTCCTAATGAAATCGATCACTACTTTtgtgatatttttcctttgctaaaGGTCGCCTGTACTGATGCCTACACCACTGGTGTCCTTGTGGTTGCCTTTTCAGGTATGGTTGCCTTAGTAACCTTTATTGTCCTATTTGTTTCTTATGGGATAATATTGTTCACTTTAAGAAATCTCTCAGCTGAGGGAAGACGCAAAGCCCTCTCCACCTGTTGGTCTCATATCACTGTGGTCATCTTATTTTTTGGGCCTGTAATCTTTATCTACCTTAGACCACCTACTACTTTTCCTGAGGACAAAATATTTGCTCTATTTTACACCATCATTGCTCCTATGTTCAATCCCCTAATCTATACTCTGAGAAATTCAGAGATGAAAAAAGCCATGAGAAAGGTTTGGTGCccattattattttcaaagaaagcaCACAATTAATTTGAAGAAGTTTATGGGATAAGCAACtctgagaaagaaaggagggagataTGAATGAAAAAGGCAGGGACTATCTCACAGGGTTTGTGAACCATTGGTCTCTCTAGCAGCATGAATGGAAGAAATAGGATTACATGTTTAATGTAATCATTGAACAAGTAGTGATTCTTGCATACCAAAATTAATTGCAAACTAAGTTAATGTTGTGGGGAGTTAATGGTATTGGTAGGGGAACCATCATGAGAAacacctgagccaaagatagtAAACCAATGTTATAACGATTAGTGAATTATTAAGGGAAATATTTGAATGACACTTTTATTAAAACATTGGGCTTAGAGGTCAGACTACACAGGACAGACATTCTTTGGTAGATCAGAAGTTGTAatctaaaaaagcaaacagacaagaaaaactataattgaaaactgaaaaaatcaattttaatttctgatagaACATTCATATATGCAACCTCTAGttcatacagaaatcagttgtacaGACAAATAAGTATTTAGAATAGaacctgttatttatttttaatttttaaaagattttatttatttatttgagagaaagtgtgcCAGCTAGCATGAGCACAAGTCAGGGGtagtggcaggggcagagggagagggagaggcagactccccactgagcagggacaaaatacagggctctatctcaggacccatcacaacctgagccaaaggcagtctcttaaTTGAGTGAGGTACCTTGGTGCCCCAAGTAGAATCTGTTTTAAAGTGGTTCCTGGGGGTCAACTCTCCTGATGTCCCATTGaaatcagtaataataaataGTGAAGACAGAGTGAGAATCTACAATTCTGAATGCTGAAACACACTTCCTGGCATTCCACCTATTGGCCAGAGTATAGTATCATTTC from Zalophus californianus isolate mZalCal1 chromosome 11, mZalCal1.pri.v2, whole genome shotgun sequence harbors:
- the LOC113914917 gene encoding olfactory receptor 4P4-like encodes the protein MKSQRNISEFILLGLSYDQNTQIFCFVLFLFCYVALLAGNLLILVSIRCSPLFHQPMYYFLSHLSFIDICYTSTVTPKLIADLLVERKIISYGNCMLQVFTMHFFGGTEIFILTAMAFDRYAAICKPLHYVIIMNRTRCHLLVLAAWAGGAIHAFPLFSTAIDLPFCGPNEIDHYFCDIFPLLKVACTDAYTTGVLVVAFSGMVALVTFIVLFVSYGIILFTLRNLSAEGRRKALSTCWSHITVVILFFGPVIFIYLRPPTTFPEDKIFALFYTIIAPMFNPLIYTLRNSEMKKAMRKVWCPLLFSKKAHN